In Cyclobacteriaceae bacterium, the DNA window TCAGTCATGGAGAAAGCAAAAAGTTTCTGACTGAAAATACTTTCACATCATCTACCCGTATCATTGATCTCGGAAATGATTTTCGTCTGGGGGATAAAGTTTCAGGTCGTGAGTTTGTTTATGGTCTTCCTGAATTTCAACGCGAAGCCATTGTAAAAGCAAACAACATTGCCAATCCGGGATGCTTTGCCACGACAATTCAACTTGGATTGTTGCCTTTGGCAAAAGCCGGATTGTTAAAAGAAGTACACACTACCGGCATCACTGGCTCAACCGGCGCCGGCCAAAAACTTCAGGAGTCCACTCATTTTACATGGAGAGCTAATAACATTTCAGCTTACAAGACATTATCACATCAGCATCTTGGCGAGATCAATCAGACATTAAAGGCATTGCAGCCAGGCTTTGGAGGTGATGTAAACTTTGTGCCATGGCGTGGAGATTTCACCCGTGGGATTTTTGTGACATCCGTTGTGGAATGCTCGTTGTCAATCGAAGAAGCAAATAATCTTTATAAAAAATATTATGAGGGTCACTTCTTTACGAATGTCTCTCCCACAATGATCGACATCAAGCAAGTGGTGAATACCAATAAGGCATTGATCCATCTTGAAAAAGTTGGAAAGAAGCTTGCCGTTCACTCCGTGACTGATAATTTACTGAAAGGTGCCAGCGGACAAGCAATTCAAAATATGAATCTTATGTTTGGCATAGATGAGACGGCAGGTCTTCATTTGAAATCAACAGCATTCTGATCATGGCACAGAATAAAATAGCAATTCTCGGAACCGGCAACTTAGGGTCAGCGCTTGCAAAGGGAGTTGTGAAAGCCAAACTTTCCAACGCATCGAACATTACCCTTACAAGAAGAAATCTCTCCAAGATAGAAGCGTTAAAGAAAGACGGCTTCAAGCTTTCAACAGATAATATTGCATCCGTCAAAGGAGCAACGCTTATTATACTATGCGTTCAACCAAAGCAGCTTGCTGGATTACTGGCAGAAATTGCCTCCTCACTTGATCCTAAAAAACATATTCTGGTTTCAACTATTACCGGGATCACAACAGAAGAAATAGCGTCCCATCTCCAGAAGAAAATTCCTATCGTCCGGGCGATGCCCAACACCGCAATCGCCATTGGAACATCCATGACCTGCCTCTGTGCAAAAGACGCCAGTGAAAAACAATTGAATGACATTCAAAAACTATTCAATGCACTTGGAGTAACGCTCGTCATTGAAGAACGCCTAATGAAGGCAGCCACCGTTTTGGCAGCAAGCGGTATTGCATTCTTCCTGCGTTATATCCGCGCTGCCACCCAAGGTGGAATTCAACTGGGTTTTGATG includes these proteins:
- a CDS encoding N-acetyl-gamma-glutamyl-phosphate reductase, which gives rise to MIKAGIIGGAGYTGGETVRLLLNHPEAELVFVQSRSQAGKYLSEVHGDLAGETNLKFTPAHEVAVDVIFLCLSHGESKKFLTENTFTSSTRIIDLGNDFRLGDKVSGREFVYGLPEFQREAIVKANNIANPGCFATTIQLGLLPLAKAGLLKEVHTTGITGSTGAGQKLQESTHFTWRANNISAYKTLSHQHLGEINQTLKALQPGFGGDVNFVPWRGDFTRGIFVTSVVECSLSIEEANNLYKKYYEGHFFTNVSPTMIDIKQVVNTNKALIHLEKVGKKLAVHSVTDNLLKGASGQAIQNMNLMFGIDETAGLHLKSTAF
- the proC gene encoding pyrroline-5-carboxylate reductase, coding for MAQNKIAILGTGNLGSALAKGVVKAKLSNASNITLTRRNLSKIEALKKDGFKLSTDNIASVKGATLIILCVQPKQLAGLLAEIASSLDPKKHILVSTITGITTEEIASHLQKKIPIVRAMPNTAIAIGTSMTCLCAKDASEKQLNDIQKLFNALGVTLVIEERLMKAATVLAASGIAFFLRYIRAATQGGIQLGFDAEEAQLIAAQTAKGAASLLLTQDSHPEIEIDKVTTPEGCTIAGLNEMEHQGLSSALIKGIISSYEKINNIKK